From the genome of Candidatus Defluviilinea proxima:
GTGTGATGAAAGCGTATTGTCCAAGTTATAGTGCAATACTGAAATTGTCTGCGTTGTTGGTTTTTGAGTAGTCTGTGTGTGGAAATAAAGCGGAGCAAAAGTGGCGACATTGAATAATAAAGGAATTAGAAACAACCAGCCAGTTCGCCCGAAGCGCCATACAACAATAGGCAGGCAAAGTGTCAAGGCAAACGCATATTGTGGTCGCAGTTGGCTAAGCAGTTCACCAACCCACCAATACTTGGCAAGGAAGCCTATCAACGAGATGATAGTAATTGCCGTGACTATAAAAAGTGCACTATATTGGGTGCCCCACACAAAAAATTTTTGTTTTTTTCTTGAGAAGAACATATATCAGTATAGTCCCCAAGGATTTCTTGGGTTTTTTCCTGGACCTGAGAGGGTACGTGGATTGCTATTGGCTTCGATAACAACAGGAGCTGAAAAGAATACGTAAAGTGTAATGAACGATACTATGCCTATGATCGGTTTTCGGTATTGAATAATCCATGTCAGCCATAAAGCCTCGCCTATTCTAAATATTAATACAAGTAGAACAGTTAATAATGTTGTAATGAAAAAGAAGATTTTTCGTTTTGTGGCTTGAATAATTTGCTGTTTACTTATTTGATTTTTAGGATGTTTTTGAGCTTTTGGCATTTTGTAACCTCCTTTTCAATAATTATTATAATCTGTCATTCAAATGAAAACGCCACGTGGACTTGGTTGTCTACGTGGCGTTTTGATTCTTACTTACGTTATGGTAGTTGGTGGATCGGCAGTCTCTTCCAAATGTCGGCGGTGGCTGGACCACTGCTTGTAGCTGACTTGGCACTCAGCAAGTCGATCTGTTCTGAACCGGGGCCTGTTACGATGTCCATTGCTACGAATTCGAAGCGGTTATCGTCAATACCGGTGCTGAGCGTGCTTCCAAACATGGAGTCTTCGACGAATAGCATCACGCCAGTACCCATTTTCTTGAAGCGATTTTTGCTGATTTGCAAATATTGTCCTGATGTCATGAGACCAATGGAACTGTATGGGTCTTGTGTCGCTCCGACGATCTGGTTGTTTGTGATTTGAGCTCCAGACGCTTGATTTGCAGCCATACCAATATTTGTGTTATCAACGGCATTATCAGCGATTTCCACATTGGCTGTACTTAGTGTGGCAATTCCAACGCCCGGTAAAGGATGTGGTTCAAGGGCGATCAAATCCCGAACTCGGTTCCCTTTGATGGTGCCTGTGATACTAAATTGCGGATCTGCAAAATTATACCCACCGAAGAAGATACCCAATTGATCGATAGCGTCGGTTGGGCCGGAGCCAACTACTGTGTTGTTTAGTACGTTCACGGTCAGGTTTTGAAGCGTTGGGTCGTTTTGGTCGGCCTCGGCAAATACTGTAATGCCGATAGTGTTGTAGTTACTGACCCAATTCTCAGCAACGGTGACGGTGCGCGGGGTTGCTTCGAAGTTGACAACGATGATCCCTTCGCCTTGGTAAATGGGCTCCCCATCAATAATTGGGAGAGTAGGGGTCCCAAAACCAATGTTTTTGACTTGGTTATCTCGGATTACACCGTCAGCATTGACGAATAGAATTCCAGAAATGGCCGGGTTGGCTTCAGCTGAATTGGCGCCGTCAATGGTCAAGCCACGAATGGTCACGTTGGCGTGGTTGACAAGAACAATGGGGCGACCTTCTGCTCCAGCTATTGGAGAAAGTGTATCCTCCATTGTGGCAGGTGCCTGGATTACAGCACCGGGACGGCCGATCAATGTCAGATTCTTGTCAATGATTGAGACCTGTTCGACATATTTCCCTTTCCAAACCAGAATCGACGCCCCGTCATTGGCGGCGTCTACTGCGGCTTGGACGGATGTGAAACAATGGCCTGCCCCTGTGGGGTGTACGCACATACCAAACGCATAAACAGCGTTAGTTCCTAGTGTAGTAAGCCCCAACAGCAATATTAGGCCAATTTGTATCCCCTTTTTTAGGGGGGTGGAAAGTATTGAATGCATCGTGGAGTCCTCCGTAAAATAATTGGATGCTACTTATTATATCTGTTCCGTCGTGAGCTTCATGACAATGGTAGTTCTCTGAGATGACAAAAATGTTGGTTTTTTCAAAATTAATATTGTTAAGGTTACACCTCGTTGAAAACCAACATCGGGTTGGGTGTTTTGATACTTGTTGTCAAGTCCATAATATTTTGATAAACAAACCTTTACAATAAAATTATCAAACTAGATATAATATTAGGGTGTTTTTTATTTGAAAGGAGGTGCTTTAGCCATACTCGATAGGGGAATATAGCGTCTGAAAAATTCGAACCGTTTTTAATACTAATGAGGAGAATAGCATGAAAAAGTCCGTTCGTTTGTTTTCTCTTTTGTTGATACTCTCACTACTTCTTGTACCTGTTTCTGCTTCTGCCCAAACATGGAACCAAGACGCGAGCGTATCTGGAGTTGGGGTACTTGATGACTTTAATCGGGCAGATGGGGCTTTAGGTGCAAATTGGTCTGGCAACCAATCCAAGTACCGTATTGTGGGCGGTCAATTGTCTGTCCGCAGTAGTGCTTCAAATTCTGATATGTACTGGAAGACCAAATTGGAGGCAGATCAGGAAGTCTTTGTTACTCTTAAAGATATAAACGAGAACTCTCCTGAACAAATCCTCCTGCTTAAGTCGCAAAATAATAGAATATGGGGCAAAGGCGTTATTGAAGCGCTCTATAATGCAAAGAACCATGTTGTACAGGTTTGGACCTGGGAATGGCCGCAAGGCTGGGTTAAGTACGGCGATGACATCCCTGTCACATTTGTGGATGGCGATGTATTCCGGGCCCGCGCTTATGGAAATGGCATTGTTGAGGTCTACCGGAATAGTGATTTGCTTGGATCGCGTGATATTACTTCCTGGTCGTATTATGACAAGGGAGGATATGTAGGTTTGTGGTTCATCGGTGCACAAGGAACAATTTTGGATGATTTTGGAGGTGGAACCATTATTGATCCTCCTTGGCAACTTGTTGACCTCCAATTACTGGCGTTCAATGATTACCATGGCTACCTTGAGACCAATTCGAATCCAGGCCCCGGAAATGTGGGTAGCGACCCTGCAGGCGGTGGCGAATATCTTTCGGCAAAACTGAGCCAATTGCGCCAAGGTCATACGAATACTATCACTGTTGCAGCCGGTGACCTTATCGGTGGTTCTCCATTCCTGTCCGGGCTTTTCCATGACGAGCCTTCTGTCGAGTCATTAAATTCTATGGGATTGATCGTATCAAGCGTTGGGAATCACGAGTTTGACGAGGGTGTTACTGAACTGCTCCGCATGCAGAATGGTGGGTGCCACCCCGTTGATGGTTGCTACTTCCCTGGTACTCCTTATGCTGGTGCGAATTTCCATTGGCTTGCGGCTAATGTCGTCAACGACACAACTGGAGAAACTGCATTACCTCCCTATTGGATTAATAATATTGACGGTGTAGATGTAGCTTTCATCGGTATGACTCTTGAAGATACAGATACACTTGTCGGTCAAGCTGGAATCACTGGTTGGTCCTTCCTCGATGAGGCTGAAACAGCAAATGCACTTGTCCCCATTTTGCACAATCAAGGCGTGGATGCCATTGTCGTGCTGTTGCATGAGGGTGGTTCCCAAACACCTCCTCCTGGTGCGATTAATGCTTGTGTAGGTATCAGTGGCCCGATCGTTCAGATTAACAGTCTCCTAGATCCTGCAATTGATGCGGTCATCACTGGTCATACCCACCTGCCTTACAACTGTTTGCTCTCAGACCCCAACGGGAATCCTCGAATCGTCACGAGTGCTTACTCGTTTGGCCGCGTGGTATCAGAACTTGGCCTTGTTCTTGACCGACGTACTAATGATGTACGCCGTGACTTAAGCACAGCAGTCAATCATGCAGTTATACGTGCCCAACTTACACCTGACCCGGCAATTACCTCCATAATCAACAAATGGAAGGTCCTCGCTGACCCGATTGGCAAACGTGT
Proteins encoded in this window:
- a CDS encoding bifunctional metallophosphatase/5'-nucleotidase; the protein is MKKSVRLFSLLLILSLLLVPVSASAQTWNQDASVSGVGVLDDFNRADGALGANWSGNQSKYRIVGGQLSVRSSASNSDMYWKTKLEADQEVFVTLKDINENSPEQILLLKSQNNRIWGKGVIEALYNAKNHVVQVWTWEWPQGWVKYGDDIPVTFVDGDVFRARAYGNGIVEVYRNSDLLGSRDITSWSYYDKGGYVGLWFIGAQGTILDDFGGGTIIDPPWQLVDLQLLAFNDYHGYLETNSNPGPGNVGSDPAGGGEYLSAKLSQLRQGHTNTITVAAGDLIGGSPFLSGLFHDEPSVESLNSMGLIVSSVGNHEFDEGVTELLRMQNGGCHPVDGCYFPGTPYAGANFHWLAANVVNDTTGETALPPYWINNIDGVDVAFIGMTLEDTDTLVGQAGITGWSFLDEAETANALVPILHNQGVDAIVVLLHEGGSQTPPPGAINACVGISGPIVQINSLLDPAIDAVITGHTHLPYNCLLSDPNGNPRIVTSAYSFGRVVSELGLVLDRRTNDVRRDLSTAVNHAVIRAQLTPDPAITSIINKWKVLADPIGKRVVGYITGDIKRAFSGSAEDRGAESNAGNMIADAQLWATQANGAQIAFMNPGGIRSDLVYAKSGNEAADGIITYAESFTFQPFSNILMTIPMTGQQIVSVLEQQCQPTSASRPFLHLGVSTGFTYDLSKTINASNKCTAVTVTNVQLNGVPLDLNATYYVTVNNFLADGGDNFTTFNQVSPALRVGGGIDLDELNRYLSSEGPIDPPGTNRVNELP
- a CDS encoding right-handed parallel beta-helix repeat-containing protein; the protein is MCVHPTGAGHCFTSVQAAVDAANDGASILVWKGKYVEQVSIIDKNLTLIGRPGAVIQAPATMEDTLSPIAGAEGRPIVLVNHANVTIRGLTIDGANSAEANPAISGILFVNADGVIRDNQVKNIGFGTPTLPIIDGEPIYQGEGIIVVNFEATPRTVTVAENWVSNYNTIGITVFAEADQNDPTLQNLTVNVLNNTVVGSGPTDAIDQLGIFFGGYNFADPQFSITGTIKGNRVRDLIALEPHPLPGVGIATLSTANVEIADNAVDNTNIGMAANQASGAQITNNQIVGATQDPYSSIGLMTSGQYLQISKNRFKKMGTGVMLFVEDSMFGSTLSTGIDDNRFEFVAMDIVTGPGSEQIDLLSAKSATSSGPATADIWKRLPIHQLP